Genomic window (Pseudovibrio brasiliensis):
CATTCCCAGGCCCAGGTCTGGCAATCCGTTGTCCAGGTGGTATCACCCGCGAGAAGTTGGATATTCTCCGCCAGGCAGATGCCATCTATCTCGATGAAATCCGCAAGGCTGGTCTTTATGATGCCATCTGGCAAGCATTCGCAGTTCTTCTGCCAGTGCAAACCGTTGGTGTAATGGGCGATGGCCGGACCTACGAGTTCGTCTGCGCACTCCGTGCAGTGACATCTGTAGATGGTATGACAGCTGACTTCTATCACTACGATATGGAGTTCCTTGGCCGGGCAGCGACCCGCATCATCAACGAAGTCCGCGGCATCAACCGCGTCGTTTACGATGTGACCTCCAAGCCCCCGGGAACCATTGAGTGGGAATAAGATAATCAAAAACCGGGGAAGGGAACTTCTCCGGTTTTTTTATATTTAGCCAAAGGGAATAATAGTAATAAGATTCAATAAGGAAGTACTTTTGGATTACATATATCTCGATAATGTGTTCAACTGATTTTCATTTTTTGGGGGAGCCAATGAAGTTACCAAACGCCGAGTTGTACTTGACTGAGAAACATCGGAATTTCCTTCTCTGTCAACGAACTGACTTGATTGGTAAGGATGAAGATGCAGTTTTACGACTTTATCGAAAACATTTAGCGAAAGCTGTCAAAATGTTGAGGATGCACGCTCCAACATTGTCGAGCAAAGGGCGGTTCCTTGACATAGGATGTGGTCTCGGATTTGGGGTGCTTGTGTTAAAGGAGATTTATGGGCCTGAACATCAGTTTGTGGGAATTGATAAAAACGGAAAAGATACTGAAATTAGATACGGATTCCAGCCTGAAGCTGAAATCTATAATGATTTACAAAGAACCTCTGAGAACTTGCATTTAAATGGAATATTGAAAAGTAACCTTGAGCTTATTGATTTGAATGAGCACCCATTTCCAGATGGTATCTTTGATATTGTGGTTTCATTTCTGGCATACGGATGGCATTTCCCAATTTCTACTTACCTACAAAACCTCAAGAAAGTAACTCGTAAAGGTAGTGTCATTTATCTTGATCTTAGGCGTAGGACAGATGGACTATCGATGATGGCGAACGAGTTTGATCTAGTCTGGGTTCGTGAAAATCGCAAAGGTCTACATACTATTTGGCGTGCACGGTAATATTAGGTTGTAGCGAAAATCTACCCAAACAACTTCGCACAGCTCACGCAGTAAAGGGCTGCTGGATCAACACGCAGGCGGGCTTCGGGGATGTCTTCGCCGCATTCTAGACAGAAGCCGTATTCATCTTCTTTGATCCGTTGAAGTGCGCCGTCGATGCGTTGGAGTTCGCGGGCGCGTTGGCGGTCATTGGCTTGTGCCATGGCTTGGCGCTGAATGGCGTCCATGCGGGAGAGGCGGCCAACGGACTGTTGATCGAGCGTAACGGTTGCGCGATCACTCTCAGAGATCTCTGACAACTCCGTGAGTTCAGCTTTGCGTGCCAGAAGTAAATCCCGGGCTTCATTGAGAGTAAGTGTCATCCGATCATCTCCCACCCAACACTCTGGCATCAGTATGAACGGGAAACGAGAAGCTGTGCAAGCAAAACAAAAACGCCCATCAATGTGGGCGTTTAAGAAGGTGCTTTAGATTTTCATCAGGCTGGAAACAGTTTCCTTTTCACCAATGAACTCGACACCTAAAGTGTCAGCTGTTCTCCAGCGAACTTCAGCCTTCACGCGTTGGCGCAAATGCACCAGATAGAGCATGAACTCATCTGGAATATCGATTGTTGTTTCCATCTTCAATCGGGCGCCGAAATCGGACAAATCGCGAATAATGCAATCGAAAACCATGGACTGGCTCGCGAAGACGATCCGTCCTTCCTTGAGCGTACGCCGACGGCGCACTCGGCGACGTTCTGTGATCTCTGTTGCACTGTCACTCTCGGACATAGAACTTTCCAGGCGCTGTTTCTGTTTGAGAATCCTTAGATCTTGCGCAAATATAGGAGTCAAACAGTCAAGTTATGATATATGCAGATAAACCACTCACCCTGATTTAGCGAGAAAACAAGGATGACCTCAAGGGTTCCTTGAAAAAGAATTGGGTAAATGTAGAAAACACCTTACGCAGGGACGATCAGGCTTATTGATATTTCACGGCGTTTGGTCACAGTGCACAAGCTCAGCTAAGGGCTTTAACGTAAAATACAAAACTAAAGGGTCACTCGATGACGCTGTTACTTGTCGGGCTTTTCATCTTTTTGGGAATTCACTTTGTCCCATCGTTTCCGGGCTTTCGTGATTCCGTCGTCCAGCGCATTGGACTAAATCCATATCGCGCAGTCTATTCGCTGATCGTGCTGACTGGTCTGTTCTGTATGATCTACGGTTTCGTTCTGGCGCGGGAAGAAGACCTGTTCCCATTGTACGTGACACCGTTCTGGTTGCGCCACCTGGCTATGACACTGCTGCTGCCGGTCTTTATTCTGGTTTTCGCGAAGTTCATCCGTGGTAACATCGCCAAGTGGACCAAAGACCCTGTCATTCTGGCCGTCAAGATCTGGGCAATCTCACATCTGTTGGTGAATGGCGAGCCGTATTCCGTTGCTCTCTTTGGTGGGTTCCTTGTCTGGGCAATCTGGGCACGCATCTCTTTGAAGAAATTCGACCGCAAGAACACCGAGGCTGAGCAGTTCCCGCATGCCATTCGCAATGACATCATCAGCGTTGTTCTTGGCTTCCTGCTCTATGGCCTGTTCGTTTGGAAGCTGCACGAGTTATTGATCGGTATGGCAATCCTGACCTAAACGGGTTCTGAAACTAAATTTTTAAAACCGCTCGCATGAACAAACCATGCGGGCGGTTTTCTTTTGGGGTTGGCGCTCCCGCAATGCGGAAGATTACTTTGCAAATGAGATATCCGTGAAATACCTTGTTCTCAATTGATCTTGGGAGAGAGCAAGACATGACATTATTGATTTCAGGACTTGCCGCATTTTTCGCGGTTCATTTGATCCCGTCCTTTACTGGGTTGCGGGAAAGTTTGGTTCAGCGACTTACATTCAACGGATACAGAGGCATCTATACGCTTGTTTCGCTGGGCGGGTTAGTTGCCGTTGTCTACGGTTTTGGCGCAGCATGGCATGGCGATTACACGCCGTGGTATGTGCCGCCGAGTTGGGGGCGTCATGTCACCATGCTACTGATGCTGCCGGTTTTTCCGCTGTTCTTTGCATCCCAGCTGAAAGGGAACATCACCCGTGTCACCAAACATCCGCTCATCAACGCAACCAAACTCTGGGCTGTTGCGCATCTGTTTGCCAATGGTGAGCTTTACTCTGTGGTGTTGTTTGGTTCATTCCTGATCTGGGCGATCATCGTCAGGATTACCATTGCCAAACGTGAACGTATCACGCCACCGAACCGAGACTATCCGAACGCAATGAAGAACGATGTAATCTCTGTAGGGCTTGGCCTGATTTTCTACGGTCTGTTCGTGTGGAAACTACATGCAATTTTGATTGGCGTGCCGATCATAACTTGACCTTTTGCATGCGTTAAGGTTTCAAGACAGACACTAAAGTGGTTCCCTCCGGCATTTGCTCTTGTAAATGTTGGCAGGGAAAACTCTTTTCTTGCCCTAATTAAGCCACTAATCGGTTGAAAGAGGTAGAGAAAGAGGTTTGCCTGCGGCTCTCTTAGTTTTAATGTGACGCCGCCCATTGGGATACCACAAACCTAAGAATCGTTGCTGCAGGAACATTTGAAGTTATGTCCGACATTTTTCGCGAAGTCGATGAAGAAGTAAGAAGCGACCAGTTTTCAAAGCTTTGGAAGCGCTTTGCTCCGGTTGTATACCTGACAGCAGGTCTTATCGTTGTAGGTACCGCAGGTTACCGCGGCTATGAGTACTGGCAGACCAAACAGTCTCAGGCAGCAGGCACAGAATTCCTGGAAGCAGTTAAGCTTTCCGATGCAGGCAACTACGCAGAAGCACAGGCTGCTTTTGTCTCCATGGAAGGCGCAATCGGCGGCTATCCAATGATGGCTAAGATGCGTGTGGGCACCGAGCTGGCGCTGGAAGGCAAGTCCGAAGAAGCCATCAAGGCTTTTGAGGCCGTCGCAGCAGACAGCTCCACACCAACCATCTACAAAGGCCTTGCAAACATCCGCGCAGCTTACTTGCTGCTGGACAGCGGAGACCTTGCAGCTGTGAAGAAGCACACTGAGGTTCTGGCTGTTGCAGGCAACACCTGGCGCTTCTCCGCTTTGGAAATTCTGGGTGCTGCCGAGTATAAAGCAGGCAATCTGGAAGCGGCACGCACCCGCTTCAGCGAAGTTGTAAATGATGCAGCCGCCCCATCTGACATTTCCGGGCGCGCACAGATTTATCTTGAACTGATCACCTCTGCATTGGGCAAAGACGAAAAGGGGACTGAATAAGTGAGCGAGACCAAAAGAAAGTCTTGGAAGGCTTTGATTGGAACCGGCGCACTTGCGCTGACGCTGGCTGGTTGTTCTTCTCTTTCCAGTCTTAATCCATTCGGCGGCGATGACGAGTTCCTTGAAGGCGATCGTCAGCCTCTGTATCAGGGCGCTCTCAAACCGGCAGCGACCGGTGGCGATGCCACGATCGGCGCGGCAACCGGCGGCTCTACATGGCCAACAGCAGCTGGCCCGAAGAGCAATGACCCGGGCAACATTGCAGTCAATGTAGGCGGCGGCGTTGCATGGTCCTCCAGTATCGGTCAGGTTCGCTCCCCAGGCTTCTTCGGCATTGGCTCCAGCAACCCGCGCACTGCAGCGCGTCCGGTTTCTGATGGTCAGCGGATCTACGTTTACAAGTCCGATGGCAATCTTGTTGCTCTGACAACAGGCGGTGCCAAGGTCTTCACAAAGAACCTGGGTCTGGAAGGCGAAAGCGAAGTCGCAGCAGGCGGCGGCGTGGTGCTTGATGGCGGCAAGATCTTTGTCGCAACCGCATATCGCAATGTTTACGCTCTCGATAAGGGCGGCAACATTCTCTGGACCAAGACGCTGGAAACCCCGGTTCGCGGTGCTCCAGCAGCGTCTAATGGCAAAGTCGTTGTCGTAACCCAGGACAATGAAGTGATCGGCCTCAACCAGTCAGATGGTGAGCAGGCATGGTCCTTCGCCGGTATCGCAGAGCAGGCTGGCCTGCTTTCTTCAGCAAATCCGGCAGTTTCAGGCAACACTGTTGTTGTGCCGTTTTCCTCAGGTGAGGTTATGGCGCTTGACATTAACAGCGGTGAGCCTAAATGGATCGATACCGTTGCACGGTCCTTCCGTACACGCGCACTATCTGGCCTGACAGATGTTTCAGCAAGCCCGGTTATTGATGGCAATAAGGTTATCGCAACCTCCGTTGCTGGCCGTACGCTCGG
Coding sequences:
- a CDS encoding PQQ-binding-like beta-propeller repeat protein; amino-acid sequence: MSETKRKSWKALIGTGALALTLAGCSSLSSLNPFGGDDEFLEGDRQPLYQGALKPAATGGDATIGAATGGSTWPTAAGPKSNDPGNIAVNVGGGVAWSSSIGQVRSPGFFGIGSSNPRTAARPVSDGQRIYVYKSDGNLVALTTGGAKVFTKNLGLEGESEVAAGGGVVLDGGKIFVATAYRNVYALDKGGNILWTKTLETPVRGAPAASNGKVVVVTQDNEVIGLNQSDGEQAWSFAGIAEQAGLLSSANPAVSGNTVVVPFSSGEVMALDINSGEPKWIDTVARSFRTRALSGLTDVSASPVIDGNKVIATSVAGRTLGISLKDGERLWESDFGAVHTPVVSGGTVFLIGLDDKLHAISSKTGNLIWSAKLPTGESDAKNVNWAGPILANGQLIAMSSNGYLASVNAKTGQASASRKVTSGVFVSPIVAGGRMVVLTSDGAVAALN
- a CDS encoding tetratricopeptide repeat protein, with the protein product MSDIFREVDEEVRSDQFSKLWKRFAPVVYLTAGLIVVGTAGYRGYEYWQTKQSQAAGTEFLEAVKLSDAGNYAEAQAAFVSMEGAIGGYPMMAKMRVGTELALEGKSEEAIKAFEAVAADSSTPTIYKGLANIRAAYLLLDSGDLAAVKKHTEVLAVAGNTWRFSALEILGAAEYKAGNLEAARTRFSEVVNDAAAPSDISGRAQIYLELITSALGKDEKGTE
- a CDS encoding TraR/DksA family transcriptional regulator, whose protein sequence is MTLTLNEARDLLLARKAELTELSEISESDRATVTLDQQSVGRLSRMDAIQRQAMAQANDRQRARELQRIDGALQRIKEDEYGFCLECGEDIPEARLRVDPAALYCVSCAKLFG
- a CDS encoding NnrU family protein, which encodes MTLLLVGLFIFLGIHFVPSFPGFRDSVVQRIGLNPYRAVYSLIVLTGLFCMIYGFVLAREEDLFPLYVTPFWLRHLAMTLLLPVFILVFAKFIRGNIAKWTKDPVILAVKIWAISHLLVNGEPYSVALFGGFLVWAIWARISLKKFDRKNTEAEQFPHAIRNDIISVVLGFLLYGLFVWKLHELLIGMAILT
- a CDS encoding PilZ domain-containing protein, whose product is MSESDSATEITERRRVRRRRTLKEGRIVFASQSMVFDCIIRDLSDFGARLKMETTIDIPDEFMLYLVHLRQRVKAEVRWRTADTLGVEFIGEKETVSSLMKI
- a CDS encoding class I SAM-dependent methyltransferase, with protein sequence MKLPNAELYLTEKHRNFLLCQRTDLIGKDEDAVLRLYRKHLAKAVKMLRMHAPTLSSKGRFLDIGCGLGFGVLVLKEIYGPEHQFVGIDKNGKDTEIRYGFQPEAEIYNDLQRTSENLHLNGILKSNLELIDLNEHPFPDGIFDIVVSFLAYGWHFPISTYLQNLKKVTRKGSVIYLDLRRRTDGLSMMANEFDLVWVRENRKGLHTIWRAR
- a CDS encoding NnrU family protein; protein product: MTLLISGLAAFFAVHLIPSFTGLRESLVQRLTFNGYRGIYTLVSLGGLVAVVYGFGAAWHGDYTPWYVPPSWGRHVTMLLMLPVFPLFFASQLKGNITRVTKHPLINATKLWAVAHLFANGELYSVVLFGSFLIWAIIVRITIAKRERITPPNRDYPNAMKNDVISVGLGLIFYGLFVWKLHAILIGVPIIT